From one Synechocystis sp. PCC 6803 substr. PCC-P genomic stretch:
- a CDS encoding pitrilysin family protein, protein MDIRLVSVQLCPTKPDFPAKIFTFDQGLTLIHQDVPTVPVAVVDVWVRAGAIAEPDAWPGVAHLLEHMIFKGTKRVPPGAFDQVIEYNGGMANAATSHDYAHFYLTTAADYLPRTLPYLAEILLQAEVPEECLFYEREVVLEEIRGSEDDPDWLGFQALCQLLHPQHAYGRSVLGDAPSVQNYTANQLRCFHRTHYQPENMTVVMVGDIREKAAIAYMEEIFDHFGVRSECPPTTRLPNHPIQTIKRETLRIPELGPSRLTMGWNGPGIDRLQDNIGLDLLAVVLAGSHCARLVQRLREELGLVFDIQSCFSLQKEASLFTINAYLTSAQAERVEAEICAAIQTLQTTPISTAELARAQRLLCNDFIFSTETPAQLAGLYGYYQTLATAELAIAYPQIVRQYWPEALQTLAQRYLSTGAYALVLLEAAES, encoded by the coding sequence ATGGATATACGCCTTGTGTCTGTGCAACTGTGCCCGACCAAACCGGATTTTCCGGCCAAAATTTTTACCTTTGACCAGGGGTTAACCCTGATCCACCAGGATGTGCCCACGGTTCCTGTGGCGGTGGTAGATGTGTGGGTGCGGGCCGGAGCGATCGCCGAACCGGATGCTTGGCCGGGGGTGGCCCATCTGCTGGAACACATGATTTTTAAGGGCACAAAGCGGGTGCCCCCGGGGGCGTTTGACCAGGTAATTGAATACAACGGAGGCATGGCCAACGCCGCCACCAGCCATGATTACGCCCATTTTTACCTCACCACAGCGGCGGACTATTTACCCCGCACATTACCCTACCTAGCGGAAATTCTTTTACAAGCAGAAGTCCCCGAAGAATGTCTTTTCTACGAGCGAGAGGTGGTGCTGGAGGAAATCCGGGGCAGTGAAGATGACCCCGATTGGTTGGGATTTCAAGCTCTTTGTCAGTTACTCCATCCCCAGCACGCCTATGGCCGCTCCGTATTGGGGGATGCACCATCGGTGCAAAACTACACTGCCAACCAGTTACGTTGCTTCCACCGTACCCATTACCAGCCAGAAAATATGACCGTGGTGATGGTGGGGGATATCCGGGAAAAGGCAGCGATCGCCTATATGGAAGAAATTTTTGACCATTTTGGTGTGCGGTCCGAATGCCCTCCTACCACCAGACTGCCCAATCATCCTATCCAAACCATTAAACGGGAAACCCTGCGGATACCGGAACTGGGTCCCAGTCGTTTAACCATGGGTTGGAATGGCCCCGGCATTGACCGCCTCCAAGATAATATTGGTTTAGATTTACTGGCTGTGGTGCTGGCAGGGAGCCATTGTGCCCGGTTAGTGCAACGCCTGCGGGAAGAATTGGGGCTAGTGTTTGACATCCAGAGTTGTTTTTCCCTGCAAAAAGAAGCCAGTCTGTTCACAATCAATGCCTACCTAACTTCAGCCCAAGCGGAAAGGGTAGAAGCGGAAATTTGCGCCGCCATTCAAACTTTGCAAACTACTCCCATCAGCACAGCAGAGCTGGCCCGGGCCCAACGGCTACTCTGTAATGACTTTATTTTTTCCACCGAAACCCCGGCCCAACTGGCGGGTCTGTACGGTTACTATCAAACCTTGGCCACCGCTGAGTTGGCGATCGCTTATCCCCAGATTGTCAGACAATATTGGCCCGAGGCCCTACAAACCCTAGCCCAGCGATACCTGTCCACCGGTGCCTATGCCCTGGTACTTCTAGAAGCAGCCGAATCCTAG